A region from the Silene latifolia isolate original U9 population chromosome 7, ASM4854445v1, whole genome shotgun sequence genome encodes:
- the LOC141592349 gene encoding uncharacterized protein LOC141592349 translates to MSETTAAPLASPAASKDPLTLHTRREPFEHGLLPIPKLIFTDTNTALSSLKAKLLPQHPRVDSASLSDSLDIPSDHAQLILHTLASVLPSDSDPLVDDGVHFFDLLLFLYIQSYKRLLPRTHKDSAAVADVWPSTSAFDGYLSALSPLQLVRSNSRKFMPSQTDEEAHQLSYLQKHLANIITLLAEPIDGEGDESLVLSMERFEHLGFLIQFGEKGADPVPLRQASPFFANSDPDMPAAPVSAAQIHDWLLQKIADALERIAERATAKENGPSSGSDEDVAMADANTNSTKPATSSRGLIFIEGISKSSYVKQAAEVKGSSIKVLNCHESVIYVLAPLKYATIYGCSETTIVLGAVGKALRVEHCERVHVIVAAKRVCIANCRECTFFLGVNQRPLIVGDNHKLQVAPYNTFYPELDEHMNQVGIEPTINKWNEPLPLGAVDPHDSLSHPAGVSDVQAETATLLDPDQFTNFLIPNWFAGEAPGPTTKDNPFPLPEPYSASQLKNHSNLGEAKQILQETPLDEAKKRELSCALHLLFKDWLYASGNIRQLYCLQGDQ, encoded by the exons ATGTCGGAGACCACCGCAGCGCCACTAGCATCACCGGCGGCTTCTAAAGACCCATTAACCCTCCACACACGACGAGAGCCCTTCGAACACGGTCTCCTTCCGATCCCAAAACTTATCTTCACCGACACCAACACCGCCTTATCATCCCTCAAGGCCAAGCTCCTCCCTCAACACCCTCGAGTCGATTCCGCTTCGCTCTCCGACTCGCTTGATATTCCATCTGACCACGCCCAACTCATCCTCCACACTCTTGCCTCTGTTCTTCCTTCTGATTCTGATCCCCTTGTTGACGATGGGGTTCATTTCTTTGATCTCTTGCTTTTTTTATATATTCAGAGTTATAAGCGCCTTTTGCCTCGTACTCATAAGGATTCTGCCGCCGTTGCCGATGTTTGGCCCTCTACTTCTGCTTTCGACGGTTATTTATCCGCTCTTTCTCCTTTGCag CTTGTGCGAAGCAATAGTCGCAAATTCATGCCATCACAAACAGATGAAGAGGCCCACCAGTTATCGTACTTGCAAAAGCATTTGGCCAACATCATCACTCTTTTAGCAGAACCTATTGATGGGGAAGGCGATGAGTCTTTG GTTTTGTCCATGGAAAGGTTTGAACACCTTGGCTTTCTTATTCAATTTGGTGAAAAGGGAGCTGATCCAGTGCCATTGAGGCAAGCATCACCGTTTTTTGCGAATTCAGATCCGGATATGCCTGCTGCACCTGTATCTGCAGCACAAATTCATGACTGGCTTCTGCAGAAAATAGCTGATGCATTGGAACGAATAGCTGAGAGAGCCACTGCAAAAGAAAATGGTCCTTCAAGTGGTTCTGATGAAGATGTTGCAATGGCTGATGCCAATACAAACTCAACTAAGCCTGCAACTAGCTCTCGAGGCTTGATCTTTATTGAAGGGATCTCCAAGTCCTCGTATGTTAAGCAAGCAGCTGAAGTGAAAGGATCTTCTATCAAG GTTTTAAATTGCCATGAGTCAGTGATTTACGTTTTAGCACCCTTGAAATATGCCACCATATATGGCTGCTCTGAAACAACCATAGTTCTGGGTGCCGTGGGAAAG GCTCTAAGAGTTGAACACTGTGAGCGTGTTCATGTCATTGTTGCAGCTAAACGAGTTTGTATTGCCAACTGTCGTGAGTGTACATTTTTCTTGGGTGTCAATCAACGACCTCTGATTGTGGGTGATAACCATAAGCTGCAG GTGGCACCATACAACACGTTTTATCCAGAATTGGACGAACATATGAATCAAGTTGGTATTGAGCCAACTATTAACAAATGGAATGAACCTTTGCCATTGGGTGCTGTTGATCCGCATGATTCATTATCGCATCCTGCGGGTGTTTCTGATGTCCAAGCTGAGACAGCTACGCTACTAGATCCTGATCAATTCACAAACTTCTTG ATTCCAAACTGGTTTGCTGGTGAAGCGCCTGGACCCACCACTAAAGACAATCCATTTCCCCTTCCTGAGCCTTACTCGGCCTCTCAGCTTAAAAAT CATTCAAATTTGGGGGAGGCTAAGCAAATTTTGCAGGAAACTCCTCTTGATGAGGCTAAAAAACGAGAATTGTCATGTGCACTTCATCTGTTATTTAAAGATTGGCTATATG CTTCTGGAAATATTCGCCAGCTGTATTGTTTGCAAGGAGATCAATGA